In the genome of Metabacillus litoralis, the window CTGAATTCTAGAATAGGTGATAATCGTTATGCTGTGCTAATATTTCCTGGGAAAAAGGATGAGGTTGAAAAAGTGCTAGATTGGACACCAAAATTAGAGTCTTTATCATCTATTTTTCCGAAATTATCTACAGGTGGTATTACGCCGACTGGCCCAGCAATAAGAGAAGCCATTCAGCACTTTAAGAAAAAACGCTCCCTAAAAAGTTTATTAAGAAACGAAGAAGATTACTACGATGAATCAGGCATGTAATCTTTCACCAGGAACAACGATTGTTGGAAAATGGAATGGGGAGAGTTACACCATTATAAAAGCGCTTGGACAAGGTGCAACAGGCAATGTTTACTTAGGTGATAGTAGACAAGGTAAAGTAGCAATTAAGCTTAGTGAAAATAGCATGGCAATTACTTCTGAGGTAAATGTGCTAAAACATTTTTCTAAGGTCCAAGGTACTTCACTTGGGCCTTCTTTGCTTGATGTAGATGATTGGAAAAATCATTCCCAAAAATTAATATCATTTTATGTAATGGAATATGTACAAGGAAAAAACTTTCTTGAATTTGTTGAACAAAGAGGAATAGAGTGGTCTACTGTACTCACACTTCAGTTACTTACCAATTTGGAAAAACTTCATCAGGAAGGCTGGGTATTTGGAGACTTAAAACCTGAAAATTTAATTGTGTCAGGTCCACCACCTAAAATAAGATGTATTGATGTTGGAGGCACAACCCAGCAAGGGCGATCTATTAAAGAGTTCACAGAGTTTTTTGATAGAGGCTATTGGGGAATGGGTAACCGTAAAGCAGAGCCAACATATGACTTGTTCTCGGTTGCAATGATTATCATTAATGCTGCCTATCCGAAACGATTTAAGAAAATGAGTGATCGCGATGGACAAGCTCAGTTAATGGAGAAAATCAATCAGCATCCTTTTCTAAATCAACATAGAGATGTTTTACAACAAGCATTATTAGGGAAATACACTAATGCACGGGAAATGAAGTCAGGCTTTATTCAGTTATTATCTAATAAAGCTAGTAAAGATAAACCTCGTTCACAGTCGTACCAAACAAGGGTATCCAAGCAACAACAAAGCCCTCCAAAAGGAAGGCAATCAAATAAAAAAACGCAACCTCAACCCCAACATTCTAGAACACAAGTGAAACAGAATAAAAAGAAACAGAAGAAAAGAAGTCATGTTCTTGAGACACTAGTTATTTTAATAGGTGTTTTTGTTGTCTATTCACTTTATGTTTACCATGTTCTAATGTAAAAATGTTAATTTGTAGTAAAAATATGTTGAATATGTGAACGAGTCCTTTCTTTTTTGTTTTTCTTACCAGAAAAGTGGTAGGATTATTATAGGTTAAAACCATAGCAATTCGTTAAATGAGGGGAAAATGGTGAAAAATTTTGAGGCCATTATTCAAAAACAGCAATTGTTTGAGACTGGATCAACAATTGTAGTAGGTGTTTCTGGTGGTCCTGACTCTCTAGCATTGCTTCATTTGCTCTATCAAGTTAGAGAAAAAATGAACCTTAATATTGTGGCAGCACATGTTGATCATATGTTTAGGGGCAAGCAATCTGAAGATGAGATGCATTTTGTTATCAACTTCTGTAAGACATATCAAATAACCTGTGAAGCAACAAGAATCAATGTTTCTGCTTATGCTAAAACAAAAAAGATAAGTGCTCAAGTTGCTGCTAGGGAATGTCGTTATCATTTTTTTACAGAAGTCTTAGATAAATATCAAGCCGACTATCTAGCGCTTGGTCATCATGGAGATGACCAGGTGGAAACCATATTAATGAGAATGGTAAGAGGTAGTACAGGTGAGGCATTAGCTGGTATGAAAATGAAGCGACCATATCATAATGGGTTTCTAATAAGACCTCTTTTAGCCTATTCTAAGCAGCAAATTCTTAACTATTGTAAAGAAAATGAGTTAATGCCAAGATTTGATCCAAGTAATGAGAAAAGTGATTACACTAGAAATCGATTTAGAAAGCATGTTCTTTCCTTTTTAAAACAAGAAAATCCGCTTGTTCATGAAAGATTTCGTTATTTTAGTGAAACCTTATTAGAGGATGAATCGTATTTACAGGTATTAACCGAGGAAAGCATGAATAAAGTAATCAAAAGAAAAGAAAAATCGGCTGTTGAAATGGATATCAAAAGGTTCTTAAGCCTACCTTTGCCTTTACAAAGAAGAGGGATTAAACTAATATTAAACTATCTATATGTAAATATTCCATCTTCCCTTTCTTCTATACATATTGAGAGTTTGCAGGCGCTGCTCTCGCAGAATCACCCTTCAGGTTCACTGGATTACCCAGACGGTTTAAAAGTGATAAAGTCATATCATATGTGTTTGTTTACTTTTGAACATAAAGAAGCAACAGAATATTGCTTAGATCTTACTATCCCTTCTGTTTTGTCAATCCCAAACGGAAATGGCAGCATATCCTGCAGTTTTGTTAGTGAAGCTGGGGTTCAGGCAAAGGGCAACGACATTTTTCTACTTAATAGTCAGGATCTATATGAACCTTTAATCGTACGAACACGAAAACAGGGAGATAAAATGAAATTGAAAGGCATGAACGGTACAAAAAAGGTAAAAGATATATTTATTGATGAGAAAATCCCATTACATAGCCGGCATTCATGGCCAATCGTAGAAGATGGAAAAGGGAACATCCTTTGGATTCCTGGTCTAAAAAAGTCTAGTTATGAGGCTGAGAATATAGAAGGGGATGGATGTATTGTATTACAATTTAGGAGCTAATCTTCTAGGGGGCACACATTAATGAGACAAGACATTGAAGAAATTTTAGTTACATCTGAGCAAATCCAAGAAAAGGTAAAAGAGCTTGGAGCGATCCTAACAGAGGATTATAAGGACTCATTTCCACTTGCAATAGGTGTTCTAAAAGGGGCAATGCCTTTTATGGGCGACCTATTAAAGAATATTGATACATATTTGGAAATGGATTTTATGGATGTTTCAAGTTATGGAACATCAACAGTTTCTTCTGGAGAAGTAAAAATTATCAAGGACTTAGATACTTCAGTTGAGGGAAGAGATATCCTGATCATTGAAGATATCATTGATAGTGGTTTAACACTAAGCTATCTTGTTAAACTATTCCGCTATCGTAAAGCAAAATCAATCAAGATTGTTACACTGCTTGACAAACCAACTGGAAGAAAAGCTGATATTAACGCAGACTATGTAGGCTTTGAAGTACCAGACGCATTTGTTGTAGGGTAT includes:
- a CDS encoding protein kinase domain-containing protein, translated to MNQACNLSPGTTIVGKWNGESYTIIKALGQGATGNVYLGDSRQGKVAIKLSENSMAITSEVNVLKHFSKVQGTSLGPSLLDVDDWKNHSQKLISFYVMEYVQGKNFLEFVEQRGIEWSTVLTLQLLTNLEKLHQEGWVFGDLKPENLIVSGPPPKIRCIDVGGTTQQGRSIKEFTEFFDRGYWGMGNRKAEPTYDLFSVAMIIINAAYPKRFKKMSDRDGQAQLMEKINQHPFLNQHRDVLQQALLGKYTNAREMKSGFIQLLSNKASKDKPRSQSYQTRVSKQQQSPPKGRQSNKKTQPQPQHSRTQVKQNKKKQKKRSHVLETLVILIGVFVVYSLYVYHVLM
- the hpt gene encoding hypoxanthine phosphoribosyltransferase, whose amino-acid sequence is MRQDIEEILVTSEQIQEKVKELGAILTEDYKDSFPLAIGVLKGAMPFMGDLLKNIDTYLEMDFMDVSSYGTSTVSSGEVKIIKDLDTSVEGRDILIIEDIIDSGLTLSYLVKLFRYRKAKSIKIVTLLDKPTGRKADINADYVGFEVPDAFVVGYGLDYVEKYRNLPYIGVLKPEIYQK
- the tilS gene encoding tRNA lysidine(34) synthetase TilS — its product is MVKNFEAIIQKQQLFETGSTIVVGVSGGPDSLALLHLLYQVREKMNLNIVAAHVDHMFRGKQSEDEMHFVINFCKTYQITCEATRINVSAYAKTKKISAQVAARECRYHFFTEVLDKYQADYLALGHHGDDQVETILMRMVRGSTGEALAGMKMKRPYHNGFLIRPLLAYSKQQILNYCKENELMPRFDPSNEKSDYTRNRFRKHVLSFLKQENPLVHERFRYFSETLLEDESYLQVLTEESMNKVIKRKEKSAVEMDIKRFLSLPLPLQRRGIKLILNYLYVNIPSSLSSIHIESLQALLSQNHPSGSLDYPDGLKVIKSYHMCLFTFEHKEATEYCLDLTIPSVLSIPNGNGSISCSFVSEAGVQAKGNDIFLLNSQDLYEPLIVRTRKQGDKMKLKGMNGTKKVKDIFIDEKIPLHSRHSWPIVEDGKGNILWIPGLKKSSYEAENIEGDGCIVLQFRS